In a genomic window of Nocardia fluminea:
- a CDS encoding PhzF family phenazine biosynthesis protein, whose product MNAHDVPDAPDIQVEVVRVFTDPAGNLGNALGIARAGDVVALDKQELAARLGFSETTVVSDPVDGIADIRIYTPAIELPFAGHPTVGTAWWLDAQHTPVHTLRVPAGPVAVDRTDGLTWITARAEWTPKFAFQQLASVPELAALSPVDFTGGQHYFWAWIDESRGALRARMFAPAMGIAEDEATGAAAVALTAQLRRGLIITQGQGSQLYTEWDSDGWVRLGGRVAEDHVVVL is encoded by the coding sequence ATGAACGCACACGATGTGCCCGATGCCCCCGACATCCAGGTCGAGGTCGTCCGAGTGTTCACCGATCCGGCCGGAAATCTCGGCAACGCGCTCGGCATCGCCCGCGCGGGCGATGTCGTCGCCCTCGACAAGCAGGAACTGGCGGCTCGGCTCGGCTTCAGCGAAACCACGGTGGTCTCCGATCCCGTCGACGGCATCGCCGACATCCGCATCTACACCCCCGCGATCGAATTGCCCTTCGCCGGACACCCCACCGTGGGTACCGCGTGGTGGCTGGACGCGCAGCACACGCCCGTGCACACCCTGCGAGTGCCCGCGGGGCCGGTGGCCGTCGACCGCACCGACGGCCTGACCTGGATCACCGCGCGCGCCGAGTGGACCCCGAAATTCGCCTTCCAGCAGCTGGCTTCGGTGCCGGAGCTGGCCGCGTTGTCGCCTGTCGACTTCACCGGCGGACAGCACTACTTCTGGGCCTGGATCGACGAGTCACGTGGCGCGCTGCGCGCCAGGATGTTCGCACCCGCGATGGGCATCGCCGAGGACGAGGCGACCGGGGCGGCGGCGGTCGCGCTCACCGCGCAGCTGCGCCGCGGGCTGATCATCACCCAGGGCCAGGGTTCGCAGCTCTACACCGAGTGGGACTCCGACGGGTGGGTTCGCCTCGGCGGCCGGGTCGCCGAAGACCACGTGGTGGTGCTCTAG
- a CDS encoding carboxymuconolactone decarboxylase family protein, whose translation MSIENLKNSLPEYAKDLKLNLSSLARTTVLNEQQLWGTLLASAAATRSATTLREIAEEAADVLSAEAYEAALGAASIMGMNNVFYRGKAFLDGRYDDLRAGLRMNIIGNPGVDKADFELWSFAVSSINGCAHCLEAHEKTLREAGVSREVIFESLRAAAIVAGVGQAVASTEALASAAV comes from the coding sequence ATGAGCATCGAGAACCTGAAGAACTCTCTTCCCGAGTACGCCAAGGACCTCAAGCTCAATCTGTCCTCGCTGGCCCGCACCACGGTGCTCAACGAGCAGCAACTGTGGGGCACTCTGCTGGCGTCGGCCGCCGCCACCCGTTCGGCGACCACCCTGCGTGAGATCGCCGAAGAGGCCGCCGACGTGCTCTCGGCCGAGGCCTACGAGGCCGCGCTCGGCGCCGCGTCGATCATGGGCATGAACAACGTGTTCTACCGCGGTAAGGCGTTCCTGGACGGCCGCTACGACGATCTGCGCGCGGGCCTGCGGATGAACATCATCGGCAACCCGGGGGTGGACAAGGCCGACTTCGAGCTGTGGTCGTTCGCGGTGTCCTCGATCAACGGCTGCGCGCACTGCCTCGAGGCACACGAGAAGACGCTGCGCGAAGCCGGTGTGTCGCGCGAGGTGATCTTCGAGTCGCTGCGTGCGGCGGCGATCGTCGCCGGCGTCGGCCAGGCGGTCGCATCCACCGAGGCACTGGCCTCGGCCGCCGTCTGA
- a CDS encoding peroxiredoxin yields the protein MALLTIGDQFPAYNLKAVIGGDLSKVDAQQPDDYFTQITSDDHAGKWRIVFFWPKDFTFVCPTEIAAFGKLNDEFADRDTQVLGASVDNEFVHFQWRAQHEDLKTLPFPMLSDLKRELATATGVLNADGVADRATFIVDPNNEVQFVSVTAGSVGRNVDEVLRVLDALQSDELCACNWKKGDPTINAGELLSASV from the coding sequence ATGGCTCTGCTGACCATCGGCGACCAGTTCCCGGCATACAACCTCAAGGCCGTCATCGGAGGCGACCTCTCCAAGGTCGACGCGCAGCAGCCCGACGATTACTTCACCCAGATCACCAGCGACGACCACGCGGGCAAGTGGCGCATCGTGTTCTTCTGGCCCAAGGACTTCACCTTCGTGTGCCCCACCGAGATCGCCGCGTTCGGCAAGCTGAACGACGAGTTCGCCGACCGCGACACCCAGGTGCTCGGCGCCTCGGTCGACAACGAGTTCGTGCACTTCCAGTGGCGCGCCCAGCACGAGGATCTCAAGACCCTGCCCTTCCCGATGCTGTCGGACCTCAAGCGTGAACTGGCCACCGCCACCGGCGTTCTCAACGCCGACGGGGTCGCCGATCGCGCCACCTTCATCGTCGACCCGAACAACGAGGTGCAGTTCGTCTCGGTGACCGCCGGTTCGGTCGGCCGCAACGTCGACGAGGTGCTGCGCGTGCTCGACGCCCTGCAGTCCGACGAGCTGTGCGCCTGCAACTGGAAGAAGGGCGACCCGACGATCAACGCGGGCGAACTCCTTTCGGCCAGCGTCTGA
- a CDS encoding hydrogen peroxide-inducible genes activator, with the protein MSDQTYQPTLSQLRAFVAVAEYRHFGTAAARLTVSQPTLSQALASLENGLGLQLIERSTRRVLVTAAGMRLLPQAMATLEAADRFVASATGDTLGGTLRVGIIPTVAPYVLPGLLPELRRKLPGVLPQVVEDQTARLLEGLRTGVLDVAVLALPTEANGLVEIPLYSEEFVLVTPRGHELAGRTDLAAPALADLPLLLLDEGHCLRDQTLDLCRSADVQPGTVGDTRAASLTTVVQCVAGGLGVTLIPEMAVAAETARASLDTARFAAPAPGRTIGLAYRGSSARAADYEYLAAVIRSKRPF; encoded by the coding sequence GTGAGTGATCAGACTTATCAGCCGACCCTGTCGCAGCTGCGTGCGTTCGTGGCCGTCGCCGAATACCGGCATTTCGGCACCGCCGCAGCGCGATTGACTGTGAGTCAACCCACGTTATCGCAGGCACTGGCATCACTGGAAAACGGTCTCGGGCTCCAGCTGATCGAGCGCAGCACCCGCCGCGTGCTGGTGACCGCCGCCGGGATGCGACTGCTGCCGCAGGCCATGGCGACTCTGGAGGCCGCCGATCGTTTCGTCGCCTCGGCGACCGGCGACACCCTCGGTGGCACGCTGCGCGTGGGCATCATCCCGACCGTCGCCCCCTACGTGCTGCCCGGGCTGCTGCCGGAGTTACGCCGCAAACTGCCCGGGGTGCTGCCCCAGGTGGTGGAGGATCAGACCGCGCGGCTGCTGGAGGGCCTGCGCACCGGCGTACTCGACGTGGCGGTGCTCGCCTTGCCCACCGAAGCCAACGGCCTGGTCGAGATCCCGCTCTACAGCGAGGAATTCGTGCTGGTGACCCCGCGTGGTCACGAACTCGCCGGCCGCACCGACCTGGCCGCGCCCGCCCTCGCCGACCTCCCGCTGCTGCTGCTCGACGAGGGGCACTGCCTGCGCGATCAGACCCTGGACCTGTGCCGCTCGGCCGATGTACAGCCCGGCACCGTCGGCGATACCCGCGCCGCCTCGCTGACCACGGTCGTGCAGTGTGTGGCCGGCGGGCTCGGTGTGACGCTGATTCCGGAGATGGCGGTGGCCGCGGAGACCGCGCGCGCGAGCTTGGACACCGCGCGCTTCGCGGCTCCCGCTCCGGGCCGCACGATCGGGCTCGCCTATCGGGGGTCGTCCGCGCGAGCCGCGGATTACGAATACCTCGCGGCGGTCATCCGCTCCAAACGCCCATTCTGA